In Arcobacter lacus, a single genomic region encodes these proteins:
- a CDS encoding 4-(cytidine 5'-diphospho)-2-C-methyl-D-erythritol kinase yields MTEKSYAKVNIFLKIANKRDNYHELVSRFVRVHSLYDKISFIKSKRKAFEIIGNFGCKMETNTIFKAYELIKSYKGVEDFFQEYSVEVEKNIPEFAGLGGGSSNAATFLIMTNKYCKLNLSKDELCKIAVKIGADVPFFVYEYDSANVTGIGEIVEKFDEEILNIETITPDIKCNTGEIFKIFREKFYKEISKEEANKLLSMKSFDILKQFGIKDANDLYESALSLYSQLGDYEKKDWYFSGSGSSFFRINNGK; encoded by the coding sequence ATGACTGAAAAATCTTATGCAAAAGTAAATATTTTTTTAAAAATAGCAAATAAAAGAGATAATTACCATGAACTTGTATCAAGATTTGTACGAGTTCATAGTCTTTATGACAAAATCTCTTTTATTAAATCTAAAAGGAAAGCTTTTGAAATTATAGGAAATTTTGGTTGCAAAATGGAAACAAATACTATTTTTAAAGCATATGAACTTATTAAAAGCTATAAAGGTGTTGAAGATTTTTTTCAAGAGTATAGCGTTGAAGTAGAAAAAAATATTCCAGAGTTTGCAGGACTTGGTGGTGGAAGTTCAAATGCAGCTACATTTTTGATTATGACAAATAAATATTGTAAACTAAACTTATCAAAAGATGAATTATGCAAAATTGCAGTTAAAATTGGTGCTGATGTTCCATTTTTTGTATATGAATATGACAGTGCGAATGTTACAGGCATCGGAGAAATTGTTGAGAAATTTGATGAAGAAATTTTAAATATAGAAACTATTACTCCTGATATTAAATGTAATACTGGTGAAATTTTCAAAATTTTTAGAGAAAAGTTTTATAAAGAGATATCAAAAGAAGAAGCCAATAAATTGCTTAGTATGAAATCTTTTGATATACTAAAACAATTTGGTATAAAAGATGCAAATGATTTATATGAAAGTGCATTGAGTTTATATTCGCAATTAGGCGATTATGAAAAAAAAGATTGGTATTTTAGTGGTAGTGGAAGTTCATTTTTTAGGATAAATAATGGCAAATAA
- the ccoO gene encoding cytochrome-c oxidase, cbb3-type subunit II yields the protein MFHWFEQRPFFFAVLVFLFVAFAGIIEVIPDFAKQSRPTVGTKPYSVLELAGRNVYIKDSCNACHSQLIRPFKSETDRYGMYSLSGEYAYDRPFLWGSKRTGPDLMRVGNYRTTDWHENHMWQPSSVVPGSIMPAYKHQFSNIADVETAYAEALTVKKVFNTPYDQEGMPKLGTWEEAKAAALEEAKAIAENMKNEDVKKAVANGEVPEIVALIAYLNSLK from the coding sequence ATGTTTCATTGGTTTGAACAAAGACCGTTTTTCTTTGCGGTACTAGTATTTTTATTTGTTGCATTTGCAGGAATTATAGAAGTAATTCCAGACTTTGCAAAACAAAGTAGACCAACAGTTGGTACAAAACCATATTCAGTATTAGAATTAGCTGGAAGAAATGTTTATATTAAAGATTCGTGTAATGCGTGTCACTCTCAGTTAATTAGACCATTTAAATCTGAAACAGATAGATATGGTATGTATTCATTATCAGGTGAATATGCATATGATAGACCATTCTTATGGGGTTCAAAAAGAACTGGTCCAGATCTAATGAGAGTTGGAAATTATAGAACTACTGATTGGCATGAAAATCATATGTGGCAACCTTCATCTGTTGTTCCTGGAAGTATTATGCCAGCGTATAAACATCAATTTTCAAATATTGCTGATGTAGAAACTGCTTATGCAGAAGCTTTAACAGTTAAAAAAGTATTTAATACTCCTTATGACCAAGAAGGTATGCCTAAACTTGGAACTTGGGAAGAAGCAAAAGCTGCTGCTTTAGAAGAAGCAAAAGCAATTGCAGAAAATATGAAAAATGAAGATGTTAAAAAAGCTGTTGCAAACGGTGAAGTTCCTGAAATAGTTGCATTAATTGCATATTTAAATTCTTTAAAATAA
- a CDS encoding cbb3-type cytochrome oxidase subunit 3 translates to MEYETLLTVQGYAKFFLVLAVFIIFYSYAYSIYKRDKTGERDFEKYSKLVHDDSSVSTPLEERKKNNDIDNKEK, encoded by the coding sequence ATGGAATATGAAACACTTTTAACAGTACAAGGCTACGCTAAATTCTTTTTAGTTTTAGCTGTATTCATTATATTTTACTCATATGCTTATTCTATTTATAAAAGGGATAAAACAGGGGAAAGGGATTTTGAAAAATACTCAAAGCTTGTACATGATGATTCAAGTGTTTCAACTCCTCTTGAAGAAAGAAAAAAAAATAATGATATAGATAATAAGGAGAAATAA
- the smpB gene encoding SsrA-binding protein SmpB, protein MANKKDTKKNLVFKNKKAFHDFTILETLEAGIVLEGSEVKAIREGRVNLKDSFVRIIKGEVFLLNAHISHLSTTHSTYRPDERRSRKLLLHSKQIDKMYSKVTKDGITLVALKLYFNDKNMIKVEVATAQGKKLHDKREDLKAKTMKRETEQVLKSFK, encoded by the coding sequence ATGGCAAATAAAAAAGATACAAAAAAGAATTTAGTTTTTAAAAACAAAAAAGCATTTCATGACTTTACTATCTTAGAAACTTTAGAAGCTGGAATTGTCTTAGAAGGTAGTGAAGTAAAAGCAATAAGAGAGGGTAGAGTTAATCTAAAAGATTCTTTTGTTCGTATAATTAAAGGTGAAGTATTTTTACTTAATGCTCATATCTCTCATTTAAGTACAACTCACTCAACTTATAGACCAGATGAAAGAAGATCTAGAAAACTTTTACTTCATTCAAAACAAATAGACAAAATGTACTCTAAAGTTACGAAAGATGGGATAACATTAGTTGCATTAAAATTATATTTTAATGATAAAAATATGATTAAAGTTGAAGTTGCAACAGCACAAGGTAAAAAATTACATGATAAAAGAGAAGATTTAAAAGCAAAAACTATGAAACGTGAAACTGAACAAGTTTTAAAATCTTTTAAATAG
- the ccoN gene encoding cytochrome-c oxidase, cbb3-type subunit I, which produces MQNGAQIEYDYSVAKAFTFATILFGIIGMTIGVVLAFQLAFPELNHLAGEYGTFSRLRPLHTNGVAFGFALSGIFATWYYVSQRVFKVSLKESPFLMAIAKLHFLLYFITILLAVVTLFMGITTSKEYAELEWPLDILVVVWWVLWGISIFGIIGIRRERTLYISVWYYISTFIAVAMLYLFNNMEVPTYLVSGYGSWIHSVSMYSGTNDALVQWWYGHNAVAFVFTTPIIAMIYYFLPKESGQNVYSYKLSILAFWGLLFVYLWAGGHHLIYSTVPDWMQTMGSVMSVVLILPSWGSAINMLLTMKGEWQQLQTNTLIKFMVLASTFYMLSTIEGPIQSIKSVNAIAHFTDWIPGHVHDGVLGWVVFMIMAALYHMVPRMYKKELYSKSLMDTQFWLQTTGIVLYFTSMWIAGITQGMMWRAYDEYGSLVYSFIDTVNVLHPYYTIRAVGGLLYLIGFFIFTYNIYKTIKCGRVLDKEPVNATPVAA; this is translated from the coding sequence ATGCAAAACGGTGCACAAATTGAGTATGATTACTCAGTTGCAAAAGCCTTTACATTTGCAACAATATTGTTTGGTATCATAGGTATGACAATTGGTGTTGTACTTGCGTTTCAATTAGCTTTCCCAGAGCTAAATCATTTAGCAGGGGAGTATGGTACATTTAGTAGATTAAGACCTTTACACACTAATGGTGTTGCTTTTGGTTTTGCTTTAAGTGGTATTTTCGCAACTTGGTATTACGTATCTCAAAGGGTATTTAAAGTTTCATTAAAAGAATCACCTTTTTTAATGGCTATTGCAAAATTACACTTTTTGTTATATTTCATTACTATTCTTTTAGCTGTTGTTACTTTGTTTATGGGAATTACAACATCAAAAGAATATGCTGAATTAGAGTGGCCACTTGACATTTTAGTTGTTGTTTGGTGGGTTTTATGGGGTATCTCAATTTTTGGAATTATTGGAATTAGAAGAGAAAGAACTCTATATATTTCAGTTTGGTATTATATTTCTACATTTATTGCAGTTGCAATGTTGTATTTATTCAATAATATGGAAGTTCCAACTTATTTAGTTTCTGGATATGGTTCATGGATTCACTCTGTATCTATGTATTCTGGTACAAATGATGCACTAGTACAATGGTGGTATGGACATAATGCTGTTGCATTCGTATTTACTACACCAATTATTGCTATGATTTATTATTTTTTACCAAAAGAATCTGGACAAAATGTTTATTCTTATAAATTATCTATCTTAGCATTCTGGGGATTATTATTTGTTTACTTATGGGCTGGTGGACACCACCTTATTTATTCAACTGTTCCAGATTGGATGCAAACTATGGGTTCTGTTATGTCAGTTGTTTTAATTTTACCATCATGGGGATCTGCAATTAATATGCTTTTAACAATGAAAGGTGAATGGCAACAATTACAAACAAATACATTAATTAAATTTATGGTATTAGCTTCAACTTTCTATATGTTATCTACTATTGAAGGTCCAATTCAATCAATCAAATCGGTAAATGCAATTGCACACTTTACAGATTGGATTCCTGGTCACGTTCATGATGGTGTTTTAGGATGGGTTGTATTTATGATTATGGCAGCTTTATATCACATGGTTCCAAGAATGTATAAAAAAGAGTTATATTCTAAATCTTTAATGGATACACAATTCTGGTTACAAACTACTGGTATCGTTTTATACTTTACTTCTATGTGGATTGCAGGTATTACACAAGGTATGATGTGGAGAGCTTATGATGAATATGGTTCATTAGTATATTCATTTATTGATACAGTAAATGTATTACATCCATATTATACAATTAGAGCAGTTGGTGGGTTATTATACCTAATTGGATTCTTTATATTTACATATAACATTTATAAAACAATTAAATGTGGTAGAGTGCTTGATAAAGAGCCAGTAAATGCAACTCCAGTAGCTGCGTAA
- the truB gene encoding tRNA pseudouridine(55) synthase TruB — MQVRFYEKEQLNKLLVVNKPIFMSSNFYLNRIKRKYKNKKAGFSGTLDPFAKGCLIVAFGQYAKLFKYLSKTPKTYKAVIWLGVKSKSLDIEEIESIDLIDKLDKSHIIKELNLLKSEIEYIPPKFSAKKIDGKRAYELARNGVEVELNKTKMTIFDTKFVLYNHPFITFEVTVSEGTYVRSFAQILLEKLNSFGTLSYLERLNEGEFFYENEKELNPLDFIKLPVNKYLGTAEWLEKGKKIGIEYVDKKDNGKYLIITEEFFSIIEIVDNDVKYLINKVPKYGI; from the coding sequence ATGAGTTCAAATTTTTATTTGAACAGAATAAAAAGAAAATATAAAAATAAAAAAGCTGGATTTAGTGGAACACTAGATCCTTTTGCAAAAGGTTGTTTGATTGTTGCTTTTGGACAATATGCAAAGCTTTTTAAATATTTATCAAAAACTCCAAAAACATATAAAGCAGTAATTTGGCTTGGAGTAAAATCAAAATCTTTAGATATAGAAGAAATTGAAAGTATAGATTTAATAGACAAATTAGATAAAAGCCATATTATAAAAGAGTTAAATTTACTAAAAAGCGAAATAGAATATATTCCTCCAAAATTTAGTGCAAAAAAAATTGATGGAAAAAGAGCTTATGAATTAGCAAGAAATGGAGTTGAAGTTGAACTGAATAAAACAAAAATGACGATTTTTGATACGAAATTTGTTTTATATAATCATCCATTTATAACTTTTGAAGTAACTGTTAGTGAAGGAACTTATGTTAGATCTTTTGCACAAATACTTTTAGAAAAATTAAATAGTTTTGGAACTTTATCTTATCTTGAACGATTAAATGAAGGTGAATTTTTTTATGAAAATGAAAAAGAGTTAAATCCATTAGATTTTATAAAATTACCTGTAAATAAATATTTGGGCACAGCTGAATGGCTAGAAAAAGGTAAAAAGATAGGAATTGAGTATGTTGATAAGAAAGATAATGGGAAATATCTTATAATAACTGAAGAGTTTTTTTCTATTATTGAAATAGTAGATAATGATGTAAAATATCTAATAAATAAAGTACCAAAATATGGAATATAA
- a CDS encoding c-type cytochrome: MKSMVIGGIILIIALMAGTYFVAGDAFNSDDYINSLTMLGAVAIITISVFVVLKYVNQMKNDTASGELTEEKWDGIGEYKNPIPTGWGLAFIGAILWMFWYFTVGYPITGFSQIGQWNEETNEYNAKFEQKWVNPSEETLKAMGQSVFLVQCAPCHGVDAEGIEGKAHNLTKRISKEQIVYTIKNGANNLTTDFPAGMPPMMLTEDADIDTVATYVASGFKGEQPAAYAVCATCHGEDGTGMPFVGPNIKAYDDALVMAVLKEGKKGLIGTMPSFNERLNETQERALASYLRSLGE; encoded by the coding sequence ATGAAATCTATGGTTATAGGTGGAATAATTCTTATCATCGCTCTAATGGCAGGAACTTACTTTGTAGCGGGTGATGCTTTTAACAGTGATGATTATATTAATAGCCTAACAATGTTAGGTGCAGTAGCAATTATTACAATCAGCGTATTTGTTGTATTAAAATATGTTAATCAAATGAAAAATGATACTGCAAGTGGGGAATTAACTGAAGAAAAATGGGATGGTATCGGTGAATATAAAAATCCTATTCCAACAGGATGGGGATTAGCATTTATAGGTGCAATTTTATGGATGTTCTGGTATTTTACTGTAGGTTATCCAATTACTGGATTCTCTCAAATTGGTCAATGGAATGAAGAGACTAATGAGTATAATGCTAAATTTGAACAAAAATGGGTAAATCCATCTGAAGAGACTTTAAAAGCTATGGGACAATCAGTATTCTTAGTTCAATGTGCTCCTTGTCACGGTGTTGATGCAGAAGGTATTGAAGGGAAAGCTCATAATTTAACAAAAAGAATATCTAAAGAACAAATTGTTTATACTATTAAAAATGGTGCAAATAATTTAACAACAGATTTCCCTGCAGGAATGCCACCAATGATGTTAACAGAAGATGCTGATATTGATACAGTTGCTACATACGTTGCAAGTGGATTCAAAGGTGAACAACCAGCTGCTTATGCTGTTTGTGCAACTTGTCATGGTGAAGATGGAACTGGTATGCCTTTTGTTGGTCCAAATATTAAAGCTTATGATGATGCATTAGTTATGGCTGTATTAAAAGAAGGTAAAAAAGGTCTAATTGGTACAATGCCAAGCTTTAATGAAAGACTTAACGAA